From Rudanella lutea DSM 19387, a single genomic window includes:
- the ftsZ gene encoding cell division protein FtsZ translates to MNTMLDHGYAYEIPDENGPIIKVIGVGGAGGNAVKHMWKMGVKDVSFAVCNTDRQALMASPVPTKLQLGDGLGAGTEAEAGEKAARDGIDEIRNLLAAPTKMVFITAGMGGGTGTGAAPVVAEVARELKLLTVAVVTAPYWYEGTEKKEQAMKGIERLKESCDTVLVVLNDKLAELYGDLDWTEAYGHADNVLANAVKSIAEIITTQGDINADFADVKKVLSNAGQSVMGSAEADGENRALSAIEAALNSPLLNDRDIRGAKKVLLTIASSKEHAMKMNEMTIISKYVAEKIQAEAKMVKVGAIVDKTLGSKLRVTIIAAGFEPINDIGQILTPNGITPSENVDDKKTDARDEKTTVATRDEEPVAEAPIELGGAESEKLVLAAIEEEANEKALPGVFEDQIPTRSVNVGADVIVVPGRGDRMPQTHKITPEVLIEVHNAGDNEHIQRMIDDFYNNRIPERDLETPAYLRHKIALYDMQLIPEGELVRYRLGD, encoded by the coding sequence ATGAACACGATGCTTGATCACGGATACGCTTACGAAATTCCGGACGAAAACGGCCCGATCATCAAGGTCATTGGTGTGGGTGGTGCGGGCGGCAATGCCGTTAAGCACATGTGGAAAATGGGCGTTAAAGACGTCAGTTTTGCCGTTTGCAATACTGACCGGCAGGCACTGATGGCCTCTCCTGTTCCGACTAAGCTTCAGTTGGGCGACGGACTGGGGGCTGGTACAGAGGCCGAAGCCGGTGAGAAAGCCGCCCGCGATGGAATCGACGAGATTCGTAACCTGCTGGCTGCACCAACCAAAATGGTCTTTATCACGGCCGGTATGGGCGGTGGTACGGGTACGGGGGCTGCACCGGTTGTGGCCGAAGTGGCGCGTGAACTGAAGCTGCTGACCGTGGCTGTTGTAACGGCACCGTATTGGTACGAAGGCACTGAAAAGAAAGAACAGGCCATGAAAGGCATCGAGCGGCTCAAAGAAAGCTGCGATACGGTGCTGGTGGTACTGAATGATAAACTGGCCGAGCTTTATGGCGATCTCGACTGGACCGAAGCCTATGGTCATGCCGATAACGTGCTGGCTAATGCGGTGAAAAGTATTGCCGAGATCATCACCACTCAGGGGGATATCAACGCCGACTTTGCCGACGTGAAGAAGGTGTTGAGCAATGCCGGTCAGTCGGTGATGGGGTCGGCCGAAGCAGACGGTGAAAACCGGGCGCTGTCGGCCATTGAAGCTGCCCTCAATTCGCCTTTGTTGAACGATCGTGACATTCGCGGGGCCAAAAAAGTCCTGCTGACGATTGCCTCAAGCAAAGAACACGCCATGAAAATGAACGAGATGACCATCATCTCGAAGTACGTGGCCGAGAAAATCCAGGCCGAGGCCAAAATGGTGAAAGTTGGTGCCATTGTGGACAAGACTCTGGGCTCTAAGTTGCGGGTCACGATTATTGCCGCTGGCTTTGAGCCAATCAATGACATTGGGCAGATTTTGACGCCCAATGGCATAACCCCCAGCGAGAACGTAGACGACAAAAAGACAGATGCCCGAGACGAAAAGACGACAGTAGCAACCCGCGACGAGGAGCCTGTGGCAGAGGCCCCAATTGAACTGGGGGGCGCTGAGTCGGAGAAACTGGTATTGGCCGCCATTGAAGAGGAAGCGAACGAAAAGGCGCTCCCCGGCGTGTTTGAAGACCAGATTCCAACTCGCTCGGTGAACGTGGGTGCTGATGTGATTGTGGTGCCCGGCCGGGGCGACCGGATGCCGCAGACGCACAAAATCACGCCTGAGGTGTTGATTGAAGTGCACAACGCTGGCGACAATGAGCATATCCAGCGGATGATCGACGATTTTTATAATAACCGGATTCCCGAGCGTGATCTCGAAACACCGGCTTACCTGCGTCATAAAATTGCCTTGTACGACATGCAGCTGATCCCGGAAGGGGAGCTGGTGCGGTACCGGTTGGGCGACTAA
- the murG gene encoding undecaprenyldiphospho-muramoylpentapeptide beta-N-acetylglucosaminyltransferase has translation MRIIISGGGTGGHIYPAIAIANELKAIDPGADILFVGAEGKMEMEKVPRAGYRIEGLPVVGIKRELTLDNLAFPLKLGRSLWRARQLVRRFRPDVAVGVGGYASGPTLLAASMAGVPVLIQEQNSYAGLTNKVLARWAKRICVAYPGMEAFFPAEKIILTGNPVRKDIQLADTQLETGRQAFGLDPNKPTILIIGGSQGARTINESIEQGLPQFIAAGVQVVWQTGPAFIERARAAVQATGSELIKPYDFIYQMDQAYAVADAVVSRAGALSVSELCIVGRPAILVPFPAASEDHQTKNAMSLVDRNAALLVKDSQARTTLVTEALSLLGNADQRAILTRQIKLLARPDAGRDIAQEIMKLK, from the coding sequence ATGAGAATCATCATCAGCGGTGGAGGCACAGGTGGGCACATTTACCCGGCTATTGCTATTGCCAACGAGTTAAAAGCCATTGACCCAGGCGCCGATATTTTGTTTGTAGGCGCAGAGGGTAAGATGGAAATGGAGAAGGTGCCCCGGGCGGGTTACCGGATCGAGGGGTTACCGGTGGTAGGTATCAAGCGGGAACTGACACTCGACAATCTGGCATTTCCGCTCAAACTGGGGCGCAGCCTCTGGCGCGCGCGTCAGCTCGTGCGTCGGTTTCGCCCCGATGTAGCGGTGGGCGTGGGTGGGTATGCCAGCGGGCCTACCTTGCTGGCTGCCAGTATGGCCGGGGTTCCGGTGCTTATTCAGGAACAAAATTCCTACGCCGGACTAACCAACAAGGTGCTGGCACGCTGGGCCAAACGTATTTGCGTAGCGTATCCGGGGATGGAAGCGTTTTTTCCTGCCGAAAAAATTATTTTGACCGGCAACCCGGTTCGGAAAGATATTCAGCTGGCCGACACGCAGCTTGAGACAGGGCGGCAGGCGTTTGGGTTGGATCCCAACAAACCTACGATACTCATTATTGGCGGTAGTCAGGGTGCGCGAACCATCAACGAAAGCATCGAACAGGGACTGCCGCAGTTCATCGCGGCAGGTGTGCAGGTAGTGTGGCAAACGGGGCCGGCGTTCATCGAGCGGGCACGGGCGGCTGTGCAGGCAACTGGCTCTGAGCTGATTAAGCCATATGATTTTATCTACCAGATGGATCAGGCGTATGCCGTAGCCGATGCCGTAGTGTCGCGGGCGGGGGCTTTGTCGGTTTCAGAACTTTGTATTGTCGGTCGGCCAGCTATTCTGGTACCGTTTCCGGCGGCTTCTGAAGACCATCAAACCAAAAACGCTATGAGCCTCGTGGATCGGAATGCGGCTTTGCTGGTTAAGGATAGCCAGGCCCGCACTACCCTGGTGACCGAAGCGCTGAGCCTGCTCGGTAACGCCGATCAGCGGGCTATTCTGACCCGTCAGATCAAATTGCTTGCCCGGCCCGATGCTGGTCGGGATATCGCACAGGAAATTATGAAATTAAAATAG
- a CDS encoding DNA alkylation repair protein, with protein sequence MNAAEVKRQLMALQQPERASFVARYFQTGPGQYAEGDQFLGLSMPQQHAIARQFRQLPMEQTEQLVRDSYHECRMVGLLIWVQQSRKGGPVAQTEILERYLASVAWVNNWDLVDSSCPAIVGEALLNEDRSLLYTLADTGHLWSQRIAMVSTLAFIRKGQLTDTFALAERMASHRHDLIHKAIGWMLREAGKRNPEALEEFLHDHIRQLPRTSLRYAIERFEPGKRQYYLML encoded by the coding sequence ATGAATGCCGCCGAGGTAAAGAGACAACTCATGGCCCTGCAACAGCCTGAACGAGCGTCGTTTGTGGCCCGGTATTTCCAGACTGGGCCGGGCCAATACGCCGAGGGCGACCAGTTTCTGGGGTTATCCATGCCGCAACAACATGCTATAGCACGCCAATTCCGTCAGTTGCCTATGGAGCAAACGGAACAACTGGTGCGCGATAGCTACCATGAATGCCGGATGGTTGGGTTGCTGATATGGGTTCAACAAAGCCGAAAAGGTGGCCCCGTGGCTCAAACCGAAATTCTGGAACGGTATCTGGCGAGCGTGGCATGGGTAAACAACTGGGATCTGGTCGATTCGAGCTGTCCGGCTATTGTGGGAGAGGCCTTGCTGAACGAAGACCGATCGTTATTATACACCCTGGCCGACACCGGGCATCTCTGGAGCCAACGGATAGCGATGGTTTCCACGCTGGCGTTTATCCGAAAAGGGCAACTCACCGACACCTTCGCCCTGGCCGAACGAATGGCCAGCCACCGCCATGATCTGATCCATAAAGCAATCGGCTGGATGCTGCGCGAAGCTGGTAAACGGAACCCCGAAGCCCTCGAAGAGTTTCTGCACGATCATATCCGGCAATTGCCCCGCACCAGTCTGCGGTATGCCATTGAGCGGTTCGAGCCGGGGAAGCGGCAGTATTATCTGATGCTTTGA
- the ftsA gene encoding cell division protein FtsA produces MTASMNDKIVVGLDIGSTKVCAVAGRLIRNKDFPTLEVLGVGRVESGGVTRGSVVNINKTVSAINQAIEEAGNQADIDIGIVNVGFSSNTISARRQIGSITRSSPGDEVTPTDIDHLLRDMYKTVIPPGNEIVHVLPMDFTVDSEPGIEDPVGRNGVKLGADFQIIMAPANAALNTKKCIERAANSSLKRDQLVLSVLASGMAVLTEDEKQAGVALVDIGGGTTDIAIYHRNVLRYISILPWAGNSLTNDIEQGCKVLSNHAEQIKVQFGNANPTDSRLNEVVSVPGLVNRKHKDVLLRNVSLIMEDRLKEIAALVQAEILRSGFEHKLLAGIVLTGGTASTPNIEAIFKRVTGMDVRVGYPEWLEHNGRADLVSDPAYATALGLVWAGFRQVDERVSFISDPARTSEAPKASTPPTAKQPYRPAAEPEEAPKEGWFAKLKRIFSSDDFIEKKDTY; encoded by the coding sequence ATGACAGCGTCGATGAATGATAAAATAGTTGTTGGACTTGACATTGGCAGCACCAAAGTGTGTGCGGTTGCGGGTCGGCTGATCCGTAATAAGGACTTTCCCACGCTGGAGGTTCTGGGTGTCGGACGTGTAGAATCGGGCGGTGTAACGCGGGGTTCCGTGGTCAATATAAACAAAACGGTGTCAGCCATTAACCAGGCTATCGAAGAGGCTGGTAATCAGGCTGATATAGACATTGGTATTGTCAACGTTGGTTTTAGTAGCAACACCATTAGTGCGCGTCGTCAGATCGGCAGTATCACCCGGAGTTCGCCCGGCGACGAAGTAACACCGACTGACATCGATCATTTGCTGCGCGATATGTACAAGACGGTAATTCCGCCGGGTAACGAAATCGTGCATGTATTGCCCATGGACTTTACGGTCGATAGTGAGCCGGGTATTGAAGACCCCGTAGGGCGGAATGGTGTAAAGCTGGGGGCCGATTTTCAGATTATTATGGCCCCGGCCAATGCCGCACTGAACACCAAGAAGTGCATTGAGCGGGCCGCGAATAGCTCCCTGAAACGCGATCAGCTCGTGCTGTCGGTGCTGGCGTCGGGAATGGCTGTGCTGACCGAAGACGAAAAGCAGGCTGGCGTGGCGCTGGTCGACATTGGTGGCGGCACAACGGATATTGCTATTTATCACCGCAATGTGTTGCGGTATATTTCGATTTTACCGTGGGCCGGCAACAGCCTGACGAACGATATTGAACAAGGGTGCAAGGTATTGAGCAACCATGCCGAGCAGATCAAAGTACAGTTTGGGAATGCTAACCCGACCGATAGCCGCCTGAACGAGGTAGTTTCGGTGCCGGGGTTGGTCAATCGCAAACATAAGGATGTGCTGCTGCGGAATGTGTCGCTCATCATGGAAGATCGGCTGAAGGAGATTGCGGCATTGGTACAGGCCGAAATTCTGCGGTCAGGTTTTGAGCATAAACTGCTGGCGGGTATTGTTCTGACGGGAGGAACCGCATCGACGCCCAACATCGAGGCCATTTTTAAGCGGGTCACGGGGATGGATGTACGCGTGGGTTACCCCGAGTGGCTGGAGCACAACGGCCGGGCTGATCTGGTGAGCGATCCGGCATACGCAACGGCATTGGGCTTGGTTTGGGCTGGTTTCCGGCAGGTCGATGAGCGAGTAAGCTTTATCAGCGACCCCGCCCGGACCTCTGAAGCCCCCAAAGCCAGTACTCCACCAACGGCCAAACAACCGTACCGGCCTGCTGCAGAGCCCGAAGAGGCCCCCAAAGAAGGCTGGTTCGCCAAACTTAAACGGATCTTTTCAAGTGATGATTTCATTGAAAAGAAGGACACCTATTAA
- the murC gene encoding UDP-N-acetylmuramate--L-alanine ligase, translating to MDQFKYIYFLGIGGIGMSALARWFRVNGYEVAGYDKTPTALTDVLQAEGMAVHFTEDVDQIPAHFRENPAQTLVVYTPAVPKNHAEYIYLTENNFQIQKRSQVLGLLAGRMKTVAVAGTHGKTTTSSMVAHILRDAGVNCAAFLGGITQNYGTNFLLNEPADDLSQVICVVEADEFDRSFLTLYPQLAIVTSTDADHLDIYGDKDAVLHSFGAFVSQIDAGGVFFQKEGLSLAGQTKAEVRGYSLHGGLYHSQNLRIEKARFVFDLVYPGGVITDIRMMVPGFHNVENAIAAGAVALTLGLSPEAIRDGLSTYRGVKRRFEYILETEDAILIDDYAHHPEEVKAFLSSVKALYPEREITAIFQPHLFTRTRDFADEFAESLSLADHVRLLDIYPARELPIEGVTSELILRNVQSKTANLCTKAELTGVVRETKSPAVVVTIGAGDIDQMLPVLKDSLLASK from the coding sequence ATGGATCAATTCAAGTACATTTATTTCCTCGGTATCGGAGGAATTGGTATGAGCGCACTGGCTCGATGGTTTCGGGTCAATGGCTACGAAGTGGCTGGCTATGATAAAACGCCAACGGCCTTAACCGATGTGTTACAGGCCGAAGGAATGGCTGTACACTTTACGGAAGATGTGGATCAGATTCCCGCTCACTTCCGCGAGAACCCGGCCCAAACTCTCGTTGTGTACACACCAGCTGTACCGAAAAATCATGCTGAGTATATATACTTAACAGAAAATAACTTTCAGATTCAGAAACGGTCGCAGGTATTGGGGTTATTGGCGGGTCGAATGAAAACCGTAGCTGTAGCCGGTACCCATGGCAAAACAACTACCTCATCCATGGTGGCCCACATACTCCGTGATGCGGGCGTAAACTGTGCGGCTTTTCTGGGCGGTATCACGCAGAATTACGGAACAAACTTCCTGCTCAATGAACCCGCCGACGACTTGAGCCAGGTTATCTGCGTTGTAGAGGCCGATGAGTTCGACCGGTCGTTTCTGACGCTCTACCCGCAATTGGCCATCGTGACGTCGACCGATGCGGATCACCTCGATATTTATGGCGACAAAGATGCCGTGCTGCATTCGTTTGGCGCTTTTGTGAGTCAGATCGACGCGGGCGGGGTCTTTTTCCAGAAGGAGGGGCTCTCCCTGGCTGGGCAGACCAAAGCAGAAGTTCGGGGGTATTCATTGCACGGGGGGCTTTATCACAGCCAGAATCTGCGCATCGAAAAGGCCCGGTTCGTGTTTGATTTGGTGTATCCCGGCGGAGTAATTACGGATATCAGAATGATGGTGCCGGGTTTTCACAACGTCGAAAATGCGATTGCTGCCGGAGCCGTTGCCCTCACCCTCGGTCTATCGCCCGAGGCCATCCGCGATGGGTTGAGCACCTATCGGGGGGTTAAGCGCCGTTTCGAGTATATTCTGGAAACTGAAGACGCTATCCTGATCGACGACTATGCGCACCACCCCGAAGAGGTCAAGGCGTTTCTGTCGTCGGTGAAGGCATTGTACCCCGAACGGGAGATTACGGCTATCTTTCAGCCGCACCTGTTTACCCGCACTCGCGACTTTGCCGATGAGTTTGCCGAAAGCCTCTCTCTTGCCGACCACGTACGCTTACTCGACATCTATCCGGCCCGCGAGTTACCCATCGAGGGAGTTACCTCGGAGCTTATCCTGCGGAACGTACAGTCGAAAACAGCAAATTTGTGCACCAAAGCCGAACTGACCGGCGTTGTGCGGGAAACAAAGTCCCCGGCAGTAGTGGTTACGATTGGTGCTGGCGACATTGATCAGATGCTCCCGGTACTCAAGGATAGCCTTTTAGCCAGTAAATAA
- a CDS encoding cell division protein FtsQ/DivIB, translated as MFSTFNHKRKWLWTLGGGLSLFAVIAFTEARQEQKHCREVVVKLDKVDGHQFLTRRDVTGYLTNEGSDPVIGESFDQIDFRQLEQRLKRHGLVKNCQVSRDLMGNLIVSIQQPQPLARLISSDNSLGYLEGQYVSEEGRFFPISMNHTVRVPILSGAYFTKHTSLTDSSSRGLIELLTMIRNDAFWQAQVTDIDVNAQGAVTMWPTYGKHRIEMGLPINLELKFKKLKLFYKSILSSRGWDRYSRVNVQYRNQIVCE; from the coding sequence ATGTTTTCTACTTTTAACCATAAAAGAAAGTGGCTTTGGACGCTGGGGGGCGGTCTGTCTCTGTTCGCCGTCATTGCATTTACAGAGGCTCGGCAGGAGCAAAAGCATTGCCGCGAGGTGGTGGTGAAGCTCGACAAAGTGGATGGGCATCAATTTCTGACCCGCCGGGATGTAACGGGTTACCTGACCAACGAGGGCAGCGATCCGGTGATCGGCGAGTCGTTTGACCAGATCGACTTTCGGCAGTTGGAGCAGCGGCTCAAACGGCACGGGTTGGTGAAAAATTGTCAGGTCTCGCGTGACTTGATGGGTAACTTGATCGTCAGCATCCAGCAGCCCCAGCCATTGGCCCGGTTGATATCGTCAGATAACAGCCTGGGGTACCTGGAAGGGCAGTATGTAAGCGAAGAGGGACGGTTCTTTCCGATTTCGATGAACCACACCGTGCGCGTACCCATACTATCGGGTGCGTACTTCACCAAACATACCAGCCTGACCGACTCCAGTAGTCGCGGGTTGATTGAGTTGCTGACCATGATTCGGAACGATGCCTTCTGGCAGGCTCAGGTTACCGACATTGACGTGAATGCGCAGGGAGCCGTCACGATGTGGCCGACGTATGGCAAGCATCGGATTGAAATGGGCCTGCCCATTAATTTGGAATTGAAGTTTAAGAAGTTGAAATTGTTCTATAAATCAATCCTTTCCTCGCGGGGATGGGATCGATACAGTCGGGTGAACGTGCAGTACCGAAATCAAATCGTGTGCGAATGA